From Oscillospiraceae bacterium CM, a single genomic window includes:
- a CDS encoding BofC C-terminal domain-containing protein, which translates to MVRIRLRGAVLSLAFLAAAVMLILLAATAVIQDVSAGTPAVQADNQETGRYVIGAYNGRVAVFFGGDRKAPVIETTIDISSLRAVDRQKLDQGIDAATYEDVLRLLEDFSS; encoded by the coding sequence ATGGTGCGTATCAGGCTCAGGGGGGCTGTTCTTTCTCTTGCTTTCTTAGCCGCAGCTGTCATGCTTATTCTCCTGGCGGCGACAGCCGTCATTCAAGATGTTTCGGCGGGCACGCCTGCCGTTCAGGCGGACAATCAGGAAACGGGGCGCTATGTCATTGGTGCCTATAATGGCCGTGTTGCCGTTTTTTTTGGTGGTGACCGGAAAGCACCGGTGATTGAAACGACGATAGACATTTCGTCATTGCGGGCTGTTGACAGGCAAAAGCTGGATCAGGGGATCGATGCCGCAACGTATGAGGATGTCCTGCGGCTTTTAGAAGATTTCAGTTCGTAA